The DNA segment gaCACTAGTTAGAAAATGCAGTCATATTATATATTATGCAGCTATAGGGCAACGtaattttttcacaaaaactgctgaaagaaaactccattattttctttattaatagcctatatttgtttaatttaattcaatttaaatttatttcatttgtttgcTTCAAATTTGCTACAAATGGTGGAAATAGTGGTTTCCTGTGTAACAATTAAATAAGGTAATTTGCCATGCAATTTTAGAATACAAATATGACATATATTCCTATGCTATGATGATGGATCCACTGCAAACAACTGCAAAAAATTGCATTGGGGAGATTGTTGGTATAGTACTAATAActgatttgatttattttaagataaaatatttGGAGTACATTTAGAGCAAATGTACAACTTTAAAAGGAGGCAGTGGGTGTGGAAGGCTCATGTAAGATCTGTATTGTGTTTTTACACTAGTAAGCCTCAGAAGAGAAAACACTGAAGCAGGGGAATAATGCCATTTAGCACACTGTATTACAGCACTGGCCATGTGGCTACCTCACCCTGATCCCGTCATGTCACCCATGCCCAGGTTGCAGGGGGTTTGGCAGACAAGCCAAATGTGTCAGTTCTGCTCTCAGTCTGTTCTGCTCCATCCTTGAGGAGTGTGCATCCTGCAAGACTTGATTGCTTTCCAGACCCTTTACAAAACCAGATCAGGGCAAAAGGGCTGGATTTCTTAGAGAGAATCTGACCTACAGCTTCTTACAGACAGATTAACCTCAGTTTGGCTTCAAACTGAGGACACATACAGTCTCATTCTTCAGACCTAATCCAAGATCGACTTAGTCTATATTACTTCATCAGAAATTAATATCACGGCGCTGGCATCTTTGAACTCATGAagactgaattttctttttgcaaagcTTGTTTGAGATCCTGTTAGGAATGACAGATTTACACTGAATTTGGATGGAACAGGAATACTTATTATCTTTGAATGCAAAGCAAGAGGAACAAAGATACACTTTACCACCCAAAAGCCTCTGTGTGGAAAAGcaagctgctttttttcctttctatgaaactgataaaaatattgaacaagACAAGCTTAGCCCTGTTGCAAACTGTTATTGCTGCTTCCTTAGGAAACAGTTCTTCATAAGCCAGGAGATATAATGTTTTGATAATCCTGAATGCTTTTGAATGAAATGTAGGCATGGGTTTCCAATCTGAATATGTACACTTTGCAATGTGCATCCACACAGCATCTCTGGCAGCCTGCTGCTCTGCAACTCCTGGCTTTGACATTGGCTGAAGCATTCAGGGGAATGGTGTAAAAACTAAGATGAACCTTTAGAAGCTGAAAATCTTCTTATGTCCACAACTTACAGTCATGACTATACATAGACTGAGTACTTTTTGATTTAGACAATTTGTCAGGTAAGTCCAGAGATTGCTGTTACTCACATAAAGTATAATGGAAATGTAGTTAATTGCATTCTTCATACACTTTTTACTGTTGTGTAAAACATTCAGAGAACATCACGTTGATTCTTCTTACCTCTATTTTGACAGCAAGTCAGGCCTCAAATAAAGGACAGAAATTCATAGCCTCAGAAATCACACATATAAATTTGAGATATAGAAGattcctttgaattttttagCCATGTAAAATGAATCTTGGTCTTGTGAAAGAGactcactgaattttttttccaaactcaCCAAGGTCTGAAGTCCTGTAAATTTTCTCAAGAGGAAGGTCAAGTATCCTGCATGTGAATGTGGTTGCAGAGTGGCATATGAGGTTACTGCTGAAAAAGGAGATGTCAGGTATTCCAGAATGAGATACAACTCCTGTAAAAGAAAGTCTGAAAGAATTTAACTTTAAAccataaataaatcaaaagcaATTTAATAATAATGTTTATATGTTTGCAGCATTCCTTTATATTTCCCCTCCTTGTCTTCATAACCGGGCTATCAGGAACACAGCAAACACTGACTAACTGTTTATTAAGAGACCAGTGCTTGATATGATCAGAATGTAATTCCTTTTCATTTAAGGGTCCTAAAAGCTCAGATAAATGGGTTTTCTATAGCAGTGCCAGGGAACAGCTTTCCTTTGTAGAAATTATATTTGTCTATGAACCAAAATCTTCTCTCCAGTTAGTTCAATCCTGGGTATTCCCTCTGTTTGTTGTGCTAAATAGGATTATCATCATTAGCTTCTTAGCATATTCTCTGCCCTCTCTTCTTCTACACATGCATTACTGCTTCCCTTGCTGCTTTGATATCTCTCTTTTTCAGATCTATCTGCAAACAAACAGTTTTGGTCTGTATGAGACACTCAGTTGTCAGGGTAGCTGGATAGACACCACAATCCTCttaaaacaaccaaaccaaactccAGCTACTTTTTTATAGCTTTGGTACTGTTGCAGCAGCAATTTCTAGAAACAATATACAAAAAAAACAATATACAAAGACTCTTGACTGGgagagaataaaaatatctcAATTTCTGTGCAGAATTTCTGTGTATTCACTGATCCTCTCTGGTTTGATACTTTCCTAATTCAATCAGTCAACTGACCCAGTATCATGTGAAGCAGAGACCATCTGCATAGTCCAAATGAAAAGACAACAAACCTTGGGGAGTCTAAAGCATACAGATGTCTTCTTGCACATGGTCCCATTTATTCAGAAAACACTTAACATCTTTAGTATAACATGGAATTGGTCCatgtgctgggaaaaaaaaagaaaaaaaaaaaaaaggactacACTATTTATGACCTATGCAGTTCTGCTTTAGAAAGAATTTGATTTTACTGAGTTCAATAGTAGGAATATTATGATAAGACTGATAAGCGTTTTTCTTGTGTTGTTCTTTAATGAGATTAGTTGAGCAGGTGTGAAGGTTTACTTgattattttgtaaatatacAGAATACGAGAATATATTTTACACTGCTTCATTGTAGTGAATTCCAGCTGGTACCAATGTTTTATGTGGAAATATTTGGTGATGTCTTAGGTACAGTCTGTAAGggtatttgtaaaataaaaaaagctattttaaacaCAGTTGGTTTTGTGAATAAAATATGTGGACTAATTATAATGCAGGGATTCATTCaatatactttttttcttgtacTTTTTAGAGATGCTTTGTTTGAAGATTTGGTGTCTTTTCTAGCATAAATACAATCTTAGTCTCAGAATTTTCTGAAATGAGTATAAATGAGCTTCATTTCCCTGCAGTGATTCCTATAACTGTAATCAGGGGAGAATAAAGACACAATTTGAAGTCCCCTGAAATATCTTCCAGGGCTTAGCAGTTCTAACAAGTAAGGTCACTGCTGTATTACACCACTGTTTTGATCTCTAGGAGTGAGGCAAAGCCCAGCAACCCCTGGGGACCCCCGACCAGGGCCCGCGGCAGGAGGGGCCGCCGGGGCTGCGCTCGGTGCTGGCGGGGCTGCGCTCCCGGGCGGAGCGCGGGGTGCGCcggcgggcgggggccgggggTGCCCGGCCGGGGCGCTCCGGCAAGGAGGCACTCGGTTGCACAATGAGCCTCGTGCCTGCCGGGGCAGCCCTTCCTCcgccctccctcctcctcctccgtttatttatttcatttatttttattgtatttatttgtttgtattCGCCGGaataataaaaatgagaaaatccgAGCGCTGCTTTTGGCTGCTCTCCACCAACCTGTCAGTGACGCAAGCGGAGACTACTTAAAGGCAGATTAGAGGCAGCAAGACATTAAACCCAACCTTCCTCCCTCACGCCGCCGGtccgcccgccgcgccgcgccgcgccaCGAGCCAAGCGGGCCGGGCCGGTGGCGGCTGCCGAGCGGccccgagccgagccgagccgagccgagccgagccgagccgagccgagccgagccgagccgagccgagccgggaGCCCTCGGCAGGGCTGCCGTCTCCAGCCGCCCTCCCGTTACCGGACTGCGGGCGGTAGAGGCGGGCTGCTCTTCGGTTTGTTTTCCCtccccctgaaaaaaaaaaaaaaaaaaaaaaaaaaaaaaaaaaaaaggaggggtgAAAAAAGGCAGAAGTGAAGAGATCCCCTACGCTTGCCAAAGTCTTTGTCTCCGGATGAACAGCGATGGGGGAATGGACTATTCTAGAGAGGCTACTGGAAGCTGCCGTGCAGCAGCATTCTACTATGATAGGGAGGTAAGGGTCGCGGGAGAGATGCGGGGAGCACGGGGGGGATCCTCTCCTGTCCGAGCCGGCCGGCCGGGGAGGTCAGCGGCGCACGGTGGGTCCCGGCTGCGCGGTGCCCTTCGGCCGGGCTCGTTCGGGGTGTGCCTGGAGCTCGCGTGTCTTGTCTGTGcgtgtgtgtgagtgtgtgcgAGGGTGTGTGCTTGTGAGTGTGCGTGTGTTGGGGAGGCTAGTATGCGGCACGGGGCGCGCAGGCAAGGGGACACTGCGAGCGCCGCCGTCCTTGTCCCCGAGGAGCCACGGGGCACCGGACGGTCGTCGGGGAGACCCGGCTGCCATCAGGGTCCCGCTGCCGGCTCAGCCCCTCTCCTTTCCCGGCCGTGCTCTCGGGGCCTCCAGGGCCCGTGTGATCGCCCTTCGGCCGaaggggccgggcgggggccaGCGCTGCCCGCCGCCCACGGTCTGTGGCACACGGCCGCGCCGAGGCGATGCCGCACAGCCTGCGCTCCCCCCGCGCCCGAGCGGGGCCGGTTCCAGGTGCCGGGGCCGGTTCCAGGTGCCggtgcctgtgcctgtgccgGGGCCGGCGCCTGTGTCGGGTCCCGGTCAGCACTGGACAGCTCCCGGCcgcccggcggcggcgcgcaCTGACGGGCTTCTCTGTTGCAGGATCCTGCTGACCGTGGTGGTGATCTTCAGAATTCTCATTGTGGCCATTGTAGGGGAGACGGTGTACGATGACGAGCAAACGATGTTTGTCTGTAACACgctgcagccaggctgcaaCCAGGCTTGTTATGACCAGGCTTTCCCCATTTCTCACATAAGGTACTGGGTGTTCCAGATCATCATGGTGTGCACTCCCAGCCTGTGCTTCATAACATACTCCGTTCACCAGTCTGCTAAACAAAGGGAACGGAGGTACTCCACTGTCTTCCTTACCTTGGAAAGGGACCAGGATTCAATGAAGCGTGAGGACAGTAAGAAAATCAAGAACACGATTGTCAATGGGGTGCTGCAAAACACTGAGAACTCCACCAAAGAGGCAGAACCAGACTGCTTAGAAGTGAAGGAAATCCCCAACCCTGCTATCAGAACTACAAAATCAAAGATGAGGAGGCAAGAAGGCATTTCTCGGTTTTATATCATCCAAGTGGTCTTTCGAAATGCCCTAGAGATTGGATTCTTAGTGGGACAGTATTTTCTGTATGGATTCAATGTCCCTTCCATGTACGAATGTGACAGATACCCTTGCATTAAAGAAGTAGAGTGCTATGTTTCTAGACCCACTGAGAAGACTGTATTCTTGGTGTTCATGTTTGCTGTCAGTGGGATTTGTGTGGTGCTTAATTTGGCAGAACTGAACCACTTGGGCTGGAGAAAGATCAAAATGGCAGTGAGAGGAGTACAGGCAAAAAGGAAATCCATTTATGAAATCAGAAATAAGGACCTGCCAAGAATGAGCATGCCTAACTTCGGCAGGACTCAGTCAAGTGACTCAGCTTATGTGTGAGGCTGTGACAGAACTGAAACACTGTGCCAGGTGGAACAGACCCAGATACCATTAGAGAAAGGTACATTGCTTAGGCAAGCATTTTATTAAACCACCAAGAAAGCCATTAAGGTATTGGATCTCCACTTACTGAACTAGCTGCAAAATGCAGCACTATATTAAAGACTGAAAAACAGCTATAAAACCATGCTTGACCTAGCCTTACAGCACAGCTACTATTATTCCTACTTTTCTTTCTAATGATTGGGTTTTATCTGTCAGTGAAGCAGCTTTTTGGTCGTCATTAGGATGTTTACAGTTTGAACTGTCTGACTAATTATTGTAAATGTGTAGAATGTTCATATCAAAAACTCTGCAAGGATACTCTAtatggggtggggtggggtgggggacaCTGTTGCAATGTGCAGGCAtaagcacattttaaaaggaGGGCAAGCACACTTTAAGGAACCTAACCACAGCTCAGTCAGGATATCTGCGTTCACGTATCTTGCAGATGTCTTATTTTGTTTGTCTAAATCACAGACTTTATTCCTGGTGTGTATTACTAGCTATTTTCTATCATGGTTTGTGCATCAATTAGTCAtgctaaaaataaatgctgaatATAATTTTGCCATCTTTTTTTTGCCTGTCCACACaaacacacgcacacacacacacacacacacacacacacacacacacacaccccagaGACCTTAAACATCTTGCATTAGTTGTGATCTGCAGAATATATCAGTACATTTTGAGTGATTCCCTCATATCTTCATGAATACGATGGAGTTGGTTCATGCCAGC comes from the Taeniopygia guttata chromosome 5, bTaeGut7.mat, whole genome shotgun sequence genome and includes:
- the GJD2 gene encoding gap junction delta-2 protein translates to MGEWTILERLLEAAVQQHSTMIGRILLTVVVIFRILIVAIVGETVYDDEQTMFVCNTLQPGCNQACYDQAFPISHIRYWVFQIIMVCTPSLCFITYSVHQSAKQRERRYSTVFLTLERDQDSMKREDSKKIKNTIVNGVLQNTENSTKEAEPDCLEVKEIPNPAIRTTKSKMRRQEGISRFYIIQVVFRNALEIGFLVGQYFLYGFNVPSMYECDRYPCIKEVECYVSRPTEKTVFLVFMFAVSGICVVLNLAELNHLGWRKIKMAVRGVQAKRKSIYEIRNKDLPRMSMPNFGRTQSSDSAYV